Proteins from a genomic interval of Rhipicephalus microplus isolate Deutch F79 chromosome 6, USDA_Rmic, whole genome shotgun sequence:
- the LOC142764900 gene encoding uncharacterized protein LOC142764900 — MGVNLYQLSHNDTAIEDAPFAPCDQYTQVAYEQVCDPHVRLKTLNNVVESGVISNYVFFYDSWDTIKKKVDAVLSLKLPPKLAWLLYNTHFSMTPGTCISSFDRERKLRDYLASK, encoded by the exons ATGGGGGTCAATCTGTACCAGCTGTCGCATAATGATACTGCAATAGAGGATGCTCCATTTGCTCCGTGTGATCAGTACACGCAAGTCGCATATGAGCAG GTCTGCGATCCACACGTGAGACTGAAAACTCTTAACAACGTCGTTGAATCGGGAGTCATCTCTAACTATGTCTTCTTCTACGACAGCTGGGACACCATAAAAAAGAAG GTTGATGCTGTGTTGAGCCTAAAATTGCCACCAAAGCTCGCCTGGCTCTTGTACAACACTCACTTCTCTATGACTCCCGGAACGTGCATTTCGAGCTTCGACAGGGAGCGGAAGCTGCGGGACTACCTGGCCAGCAAATAA